The genomic segment AACGGAGTTGACCTTTGTGCTTTTAGGGTTTTAAACACAGAATCCAGGAGACCTCTGACCACTTGGGTCTTCAGTTCCAGaaccctctcccacctctccactaGGAGACTAAGCAGTGGGACCAGACCCAACACAGCCGCACCCCTCCACTCCCACCTGGCCTGGTACCGGGgcaccacacacacccctctggaCCTCTCCGGAAAGAGATTCCTGTCAGCCCCATCCAACAAGTTCCGCAATACACAGCCAGAACTGAAACCAGAACTGTGGAATACCTGAACTACATCAACAGACAGAACCAACTGTCTTCTTCTCCCAGGCCCTGGTCTGCCTTCCAGACCACAGTGTTTGGGCCACAGAGTGACATCAGAAACCTGATCTCAAACCCAGTCCTTCTTCAGCACCGGGCTTTCATTCCATAGACAGGACCCAAGTGCTGCATAGGGCAGGCTGGTGCCACCTACCAGGCAGGTACGTTCTGGAGGAACGGACAGTAACAGCTTTGAACAGAGAGATTGGATCCCCTttgcacacacagagatgcacaccgctggtcagacagacaggccagggacagggaggagaacagagctggtcagacagacaggtcaggaacagggaggagaacagaactggtcagacagacaggccagggacagggaggagaacagagctggtcagacagacaggccagggacagggaggagaacagagctggtcagacagacaggccagggacagggaggagaacagagctggagagacagacaggccagggacagggaggagaacagagctggagagacagacaggtcagggacagggaggagaacagagctggagagacagacaggccagggacatggaggagaacagagctggagagacagacaggtcagggacagggaggagaacagagctggagagacagacaggtcagggacagggaggagaacagagctggagagacagacaggtcagggacagggaggagaacagagctgGAGAGACAGTGTCTTATTCTGCCAGGAGGCactagagagaagagaaagatctAGAGAAGACTGCTCTCATGGTGACCACTGAACTATTTGAGTGTTTATTCTTTTACCACTTTTGATACCAATCAgctgtttttattttttccatATAATTTCAAATAGAATTGTTGCATGTTTACATGGAGTGAAATGGCCCCTATTTTGTACAGAAACTAAATGATTTGACTTCATGTTGTCAAATGAATCGACCCTTTTTAGTTTTCTGTAGGGTTGCATCTAAATattgttttaatgttttgtaAGATGGTTAAGCTCCTCATCCTGGTGTGCAACAACATTGACCTTTTATCTCAGAAGGCAATACTTATAGTATTTCTAGTCAAGTGAGTGATGTAATCAACCATTGTAAGCACTAGTAAACGATGTGACCGAAAGCATGAATTGAGCAACATGCTACAGATGCTGTGAAGTAGGACTAAGCCAGTTTGGACCTTACCATGTAATGTAGAGTTTGGGTCATACGTTCAAAGGTctgtatgtttgtatatatatatatatatgtgtgtgtgtgtgtctatgtttgtgtagaattgagtgtgtgtgtgtgtcacaggaggttggtgtcaCCTTAATTGGTGGAGGACGGGATCGTGGTGGTGGCTGaagcggaattagtggaatggtatcaaatacatcaatacGGCCGGAATGGTTCATGCTGCGGGCGGGCAGTGGGTGGTCAGACGACTTCAGGATGAAAATGTTGTTTTAGTCCAGCCAGCAGAGGCTCATGTTACACAGCCGGCTTGCGCACCTGCTTCTAACAGTGGTGGCAAAAACAATGATCCGATGTGATTGTGTTTGTGGCCATTTATGTGATGAATGATAACATGATCAAATCCTATAGGAGTCCAATAAGACTGGTTCCAAAATCGGATAGGATTTGTATATTAGTATCTTGTATTGGAATCCTATAGGATAGAATGGTAAAGAGTCCAATAGGACTGGTTCCAAAATCGGATAGGATTTGTATATTAGTATCTTGTATTGGAATCCTATAGGATAGAATGGTAAAGAGTCCAATAGGACTGGTACCAAAATCGGATAGGATTTGTATATTAGTATCTTGTATTGGAATCCTATAGGATAGAATGGTAAAGAGTCCAATAGGACTGGTACCAAAATCGGATAGGATTGTTCTGTTGGTTTGTTGTAGATTAAATCCTATAGGATATAATCCCATAGGAGTCCAATAGGACTAGTTCCAAAATCTGAGAGGATTTTTCTGTTGGTCATACTGCaaatgaacttgcaaccttgaaTCCCTCccatgttgtggtggtgtgttgaATAGGTTGAGAGGTGTGAGTACGTAAATTTATGGAGATTGCGCTCCGGTTAAAGGCTTTCCTACACTGTACGTCAGATTGTCTATTACGATTATTACATGTCACACTGTGTGATGTTACCAAATTAAAATCATAATATCAACTTGGCCAGATTGTACGATTTGCTTCAGTTCTGTCGAGAAAGTCTGCGATGGCTAAAATTGCAGAAAGGCTATGACAATGTTCTGCCAGTATGAGTGTTTGGCTGAAAATCTCCCTCCTGACAGAATTCTCCTCCACGCACGTactcaattcttcattgctgAGACTTccttgctagttgagatttcactagtaatgtctgcagttttcgggtttggctatttgtttcaagtgtattaaTCTAAaaataaatctctttgccaaaatCCGTCATCTCTCCCGTGTCTTATTCAATtagtagttgttctgaaatgtttattgctttcCTACATTTTACTCCCTCTGTTTAatatcacacacatacattaattatTCATTTCGGTTGCCTATCCTGCCATGAAGTTTGTTCCATAGAAAGTATGtgactctgatgtgtgccacagaaagtatttgactgtAGTGACAAAATTTTGGCCAAAATCCCCCCCTTTGCATCTTGGGACTGCAAGGCCTGACACACTTCATAATCATTTTGGTAGCTCATGTTGACCAGTAGTGTGTGCCACAGAAAGCCAAATTAGAGTATAAATTAACATTTATTTTAGAAGCATTTTGTAATGTTTAAGAAAATAAAGATAATACTAGCACACAATAACACAAAAACATGTAAATACAATCTTTATAATCCACAACTGTGACGctgataatatacagtatgtttttcATAGCAGTGTAGCCATATCACCTTaagaagaatgtgtgtgtgtatgtggaataCGTTGGATTTTGGACAAGCCAAAGTGATGGAAAATAAATCAGTTCATTCTGTCTTTATTGTATATCATGATATCTGTGAGGCAAGACAATAACATATCTTATGATTAAAAAGACAAACCAAacctgttgtcacgccctgacctttaaattctctatttggtaggtcagggtgtgactagggtgggaagACTATGGTCTTGGTCTTTATTTAACGACAGCCTGTTGCATCATTTGAGgttaaatacatttagaaataagGACAGAGGAGAATAAAGAGGATCAGGGGAGAATCAATGTAACTTaagcaaatcaaatgtatttttaagttATCAATTTGTACAATATATGCTGAAACGATACATACATGTTATGGTAAATGTATTTCATGATGGAATCtaccatattctaaaatgtaacaTATACAATATATTATATGCCATATGACAAGTAGAAAACTGCTACCGAACCTGTTCACTGCTAGAGTCAAAGCACAACAAACATATGTTGCTATTATAAACAGAGCAACAGGTAGAAGTGTATTCCTAGTACAAAAGTAAATCAGTATCAAAGTGCTTTTTGAATAAGTGGCTATTGAATCAGCATTTACAAACAGCAAGGGACTTTGCAGTTATTAATACCTGCAGCTCAACTCATTCAACCAATTAGGCAACAGTACACAGCCAAGTCTTGGTGATTGGCCACTGAATCCTTAAAGAGAAGACAACTTCAAGAATGACACAATTGTAGATCACAGAGAAAGAACAACAGTACAGCACTTTATCCAGGCCGAGGGGTATTAAGGAGCTGGTCATTTTCTGGCCCTGTAGACTGGAATTAGAATCCTGAACATAATGTGAGCTGCAATAGGGAGCCCGTCCAGGGTGCAAATCAGTGAAGGGGAATCCGAGAATGCAGGCAGTCCAGCAGGGTGTGAGTTGAAGTTGTCAAATCTGGAGCTGACAACGCTCTGATTTAGCATCTTGGGGGCATCGCTGGATGGTGTGGTGGAAGAAGCAGAACATTCAGGTTAGGGCTGGAATGTAAATGACGTGATCATCTCGGATTATCTAACATCTGAGAATGGGCAGGCATTCCATCAGATGAAGAGCATCGCCGTCTTGCTGATTATGTGCTATCATCCAGGTGGAAATCATCTATATCTGATGTAGGAAAATAGACAAGTTGAGTGTCCCGTGAATAAGTTGATATATAtgtactgtacgtgtgtgtgtgtgtgtgtgtgtgtgtgtgtgtgtgtgtgtatatgtgtatatatctcttggtatatattttattttaatttctattatcattattgtgttttgtggttgaggggtgggggaggttgatggggatggtggaggtgctgggggtGTCCTATTGAGGGTTGATGGGAatggtggaggtgctgggggtgtcctattgagggttgatggggatggtggaggtgctggGAGTGTCCTTTTGAGggttgatggggatggtggaggtgctgggggtGTCCTATTGAGGGTTGATGGCgatggtggaggtgctgggggtGTCCTATTAAGggttgatggggatggtggaggtaCTGGGAGTGTCCTATTGAGGGTTGATGGAGGTGCTGGGGGTGTCCTATTGAGGGTGAAGAAAATTTGGGtgaattgggtgaattttggcacattcctcctgacagagctggtgtaacggagtcaggatgtaggcctccttgctcgcacatggtttttcagttctgcccacaaatcttctataggattgaggtcagggatttgtgatggccactccaataccttgactttgttgtccttaagccattttgccacaactttggaagtattcttggggtcactgtccatttggaagacccatttgcgacaaagatttaacttcctgaccgatgtcttgagatgttgtttcaatatatccacataattttcctgcctcatgatgccatctattttgtgaagtgcaccagtccctcctgcagcaaagcacctccacaacatgatgctgccacccctgtgcttcacggttgggatggtgttctttggcttgcaagcctccccctttttcctccaaacataacgatggtcattatggccaaacagttctatttttgtttcatcagaccagaggatatttctccaaaaagtacaatctttgtccccacgtgcagttgcaaaccgtagtctcgcttttttatgatggttttggagcagtggcttcttccttcctgagctGCCTTTtgggttatgttgatataggactcgttttactgtggatatagatacttttgtacctgtttcctccagcatcttcacagggtcctttgctgttgttctgggatagatttgcacttttcacaccaaagtacgttcatctctaggagacagaacgcgtctccttcctgagcggtatgacggctgattggtcccatggtgtttttacttgagtactattgtttgtacagatgaacatggtaccttcaggcatttggaaattgctcccaaggatgaaccagacttgtggtgtcttttttttttaaattctgaggtcttggctgatttcttttgatttccccataatgtcaagcaaagaggcactgagtttgaaggtaggccttgaaataaatccacaggtacacctccaattgactcaaattatttaaattagcctatcagaagcttctaaagccatgacatcattttctggaattgtccaagctgtttataggcacagtcaacttagtgtatgtaaacttctgaccaactggaattgtgatacagtgagttataagtgaaatgatctgtctgtaaacaattgttggaaaaattacttgtgtcatgcacaaagtagatgtcctaaccgacttgacaaaactatagtttgctaacaagaaatgtgtggagtggttgaaaaacgagttttaatgactccaacctaagtgtacgcaAACTTCTGTACATGTAGGCAAGTAAAATGTAGgtaagcaataaacatttcagaacaactactagtcgaataagacatgggagTGATTTcgaattttggcaaagagatttatttatagactaatacacttgaaacaaatagttGACGTGTACTTTATTtgggcagttacctgtatctggTGCAGAAGGGAGTCGCCCATACAGTCATTTTATCCACCACAATCTACGGAAGCGCGTTGTCACTTTATCGCTGAGCAACCTCTTGATACCAGCCGCTAACGACAAGCATAAACGTTTATTTATTATTACACACCAGGTAGGTTACTTTGTTTTTAATTCAGATTTGCGTTGTCATTAAACGTTTACAATTTTAGAATCGCTTATGTTCTCAAATTCTCTTGATTGCCTTCCTCATTGAAAGTCAAAAACAACAATGAAAGATCGTTgtggatttttgtttttgttaaaaCAAAGTTAAGATGTTCTAATAGGATGTTGAATAAATGTGACAATTTAAATTGTATACAGTTGTTCTCTACATTTAGAAAATATTTCTTAATTGAATTCCTTATCTTCTCAAATGTTAATTTACGAGATGTTGGGTAGTCATGAGTCACTCCCTCAGGTATTACCTTATCTCATGAGAGGTTTCTTGGGCCGTTTTATAAACTGGAAGATAAGCCTTAGTCATGATATAGGGCCAGTTTCCTGGACAAAGATTATGTTTAGTCCTGGACTAAGAAGGgttttcaatggagattctccattttaaagtgtttttcagtccaggactaggcttaatctgtgtccattCGTTTTCTGAAAAGTGTCAAGGGAAAGTAGGTTAACCCACGAAGGATATAACTAGTATCTGTTCATTAAACCAGGGCAAAATAATGTTTTATCAGCTGACATGAGAACATCATCCATGCAGAAGGTGGTTTTATTGTAGGAGGGGGAAAATATTGCCTGATGACTCATTCTGAATGTAATTTGACTGCTCTATTGGTCATCATGGAGAAGAAATGTTAGTGGGTGAGGCATTTGGCCAGAGTGAGGTGGATTGGTAGCTAGGCAAGAAACAAATGTTTACCAGCTGAAACAATGGGCCAGTGTTTTGCATGGCAGGGTGCCCTGGTTGGGTGGAGATTTCACTTAAGGACAaatggaatggtctaaaatgTTTAAACTCTGCCCAGCCGGGGCACCGGCCCATACAAAACgaacccccaacccctctttgtTTTTGGGAGGCAACTAGCCTAGTGTATCACGTGGGGGAGGATAATGGAGAAAGCCCTTGGGCAAGATGAGACTAAAGCTACTGATTGGCTGGAGATATGAGAGCactccctcatctctttctctgctcAGACAAGTTATTtgcaaataaaggttaaataaatagaataaacatttgcGAGCGAGTGGTGAAATCAAAACCTGTATCAACATTCCAGAACATCTCTGGTTTAACTGCTGTGTCTctccacagaccttatttgaacTATTAACTGACACATGATCCCTAACTCTATCAGTTCGGAGTGGAACGTTATCACAAACAGGTCTGGATTCCAGGCTATCCTAGGGACACGTATCGTAAGTTGAATGGCATGTTTTACCTGCCCCATATAGCATGGCGTACCACCCTGAGTTTAAAAGGGCCGGGAAGAAGCCTGGCCTCCAGGTGTGGAGAGTTGAGAGTCTGGACCTGGTGGCCGTGCCAGAGAGTCTGTATGGCGGGTTCTACTCAGGGGACGCATACCTTGTTCTTAATACCATTAAGCAACGTTCTGGGCATCTACAGTATGACCTTCACTTCTGGCTAGGTAAAACTTGATCTGGTTGTACATTTCAGCCCACTGATGTGTGCTTATGCACTTTtacaattgaaatacattccattaTTTGTGAAAATAATGTTGGAAATCTTTATTTCTCTGGTCCTGCAGGAGATGACTGTACACAAGATGAGAGTGGAGCAGCAGCCATTTTTACCATCCAAATAGATGACTACCTGGGTGGCAAACCTATTCAGTACCGTGAGGTGCAGGGTTACGAGTCAAGAACATTTTCAGGCTACTTCAAAACTGGACTGAAGTACATGGTAATGTTTGAAAACGAGTAAAAAGAAACAAAGGAAGTCACAGTCTGCGTAAGCTCCCAACAATTTAATGGGTAAATCAACATTTTGGCACGCAAGTCTCTTCTTCAGTGTTCACAGTACCTTCTACGCAAAAAGGAACTGTGTGCTGGGTAGAAGGTACTTTGAACCAAAACGTTGGTTTACCTGTTAAATTGTTGGgagcatactgtatgtatagagtatgtgataatgtatttatttttacagtTTACTATTCCGTTAGCCAGCACCTCCACCATCATTTTGGGGTGTGCATCAGCTCACACTTTTTACTGGAATGTCAAAAGACATTCAATGAGTTTGTTAAATGTATTTACTTACCTCAAGAACTCCTCCACTTATCTTGTTGATTATCTTCCCAATCTTTACCTTAGAAAGGGGGTGTGTCTTCAGGGTTCAAGCACGTGGTGTCCAATGAGGTTAAGGTGCAGCGTGTGCTCCAGGTCAGGGGTCGGCGTGTGGTTCGAGCCACAGAGGTAGCAGTCAGTTGGGACAGCTTCAACCTGGGAGACATTTTTATCCTTGACCTGGGCAACGTGAGTTCACTGAAATCTATAAGAGTTTCTACAGCAAACTACCTACACTATATACAAATCAAGGAAACATATACTGGTTTAATTTAGTGACATTATTTGCAGATTTTAGTGAAATTGTCTTTGTATGTAGGCTAAGAGTGTATAGTCATTGCTCATGTTAGTAAGCTGTTATTGTAAGTAATCCACTTTGAAACCAATACTGTTTTGGTCATGAATAATGTAAAAGATCATTTGTATGCGTTGCGGTATGCTTTAACATAGTCAACAGGCAGAGGAGTTAGAGCTACACTATTACACTTGGTCCACTGTACTGATAGTCTTCACTTGTCTGTATTACAGGAGATTTATCAATGGTGTGGTTCCAAGGCCAATAACTTTGAGAAGCTGAAGGCCACTCAGGTGTCAAAAGATATCCGTGACAATGAACGATGTGGGCGGGCTGAGTTGTACATATGTGACGAGGGGGCAGAATGTGAGAAGATGTTGAAGGTGAGTCTTCCAATGAGGAGGAAGGGATGAAAAAATAGTTCATTCCTATACACTTCAAATCATGCCATTGTTTATATGCTCCCAATAAACATCTATAGTTAGTTACCTTTTTAACATAAATGATAATTTTCTTTGAGATGCCTGACTCGTAGTCTCGTTCCAGATTCTTGGACCCAAACCCGAGTTGCCTGAGGCAAATGCAGATGACACACATACAGACGTGTCCAATAGGAAGCTGGCAAAATTATACAAGGTTAGATCCATTTTCTAATTAAACAATTGAATTGTTAAATATGATGTAATAAGCTGTTTTTGAGCATACCTTCAAATACTAATATTAAATGTTTTTCCAAAAGGTGTCTAATGCCAGTGGGGATATGGGTGTGGATATGGTAGCATCGGAGAACCCGTTTTCACAGAATGCCCTGGAGTCAAGTGACTGCTTTATCTTGGACAATGGCCCCAATGGCATGATCTTTGTCTGGAAAGGTATTGGTTTCTTCTCAGCAGCTGGTCTCTATGAATTATTTTGACTGTAAAACCCCAAGCTTTAATCTTCCCTTAGATTAGAAACTACTTTTGAATACTGTTGTGCCTGGAAGTCACTTAGTTCTTCTGCCTTTGCAGTTTAATCATGAGTTTATTTGGAATAAAAACAGGTAAGGACGCTAACAAAGAGGAGAGAAGTGCAGTGATGAGTGCTGCCGAACAGTTTATCACAAAGATGGGCTACCCGAAACATACCCAGGTCCAGATCCTACCTGAGAATGGGGAGACCCCTCTGTTCAAGCAATTCTTCAAAATCTGGCGTGACGCGGACCATACAGTGGGGTTGGGAACCGCCTACGTGTCCAACAAAATCGCCAAGATCAAGAAGGTTCCCTTCGATGCCTCCACACTCCATCACTCGGATGCCATGGCAGCTCAGCATGGGATGGTGGAcgaggggaatggagagaagcAGGTTTTTTGGCGGGGATTCTGGGGTTTTCTCAGTAAACACCATATAGTATGATGGTAGTTAACCTTAAATATTGTGTTTCAAGGTTTAGAGTAGTCATGTGTCCTCAGTAAAGGGATACATACAGCCCCTAAGGGTTACCATTGTGGGCCTGCACACCCACCAAAAAGGTgtcacaatttcacaaacaagcCTTTGAGAAAAGAGCTGCAAGGGGTGTTACCTTTTTCCCATTCATGGACTACTACTACTAGCAAGAGCTGTATTTACCTGTTAACCTCTGTAGATCTGGCGTATTGAGGGCGCTGACAAGGTGCCCGTGGAGCCCTCCACTTATGGACGATTCTATGGGGGAGACAGCTACATCATCCTCTACAACTACCAGCATGGAGGGCGTAACGGACAGGTCATCTACATATGGTAAGACAATGGAGATTATCCTTCTGGAAGCAACAGCAGGAAGCTTTGTGTGTTATTGCATAGTCTCACAGCAAAAACTGCTAGCGTCCTTCTATCGTTACAGTAGGCTTCATCATTTATGAGCACCAGGGCTTTTGTTACATACTGTATTAGACACATCTTAACCAACTATATACTGTATGATATAACCTAAGCATAAATGTATGTTAATAGCACTTGAAAAGTATTCCTTCTTCACAGGCAAGGAGTGGATTCTAGCCAGGATGAAATTGGTGCCTCGGCCATCTTGGCTGCTCAGATGGATGACgagttgggaggaggagcagtaCAGGTGACTGGATAGTTTTGATTTATCGCAGTCTGCCCCGCATAATACGGTCCAGATCATTTTTAATCAAGACGCACTGGATTACAGAATTTAACAATATTAGTCAGTTGTTTTGTCTGCAGACGCTGAATCTATATGAATACATTTCCATGGTCATGGATATCAACAGCGTTGGTCTGTAAAATGAAATTAGGGAAGGTTAGGTTTAAAGCCAGGTATCTGACTCACTCTGAttttctgtctgtttctaccgTGATGAAGGTGCGGGTGATCCAGGGTAAGGAGCCTGCCCACCTCATGAGTCTTTTCGGGGGGCAGCCGATGGTAGTGCACCAAGGTGGTACCTCAAGAGAGGGTGGCCAGGCCCAGGCTGCAGACACACAGCTGTTCCAGGTGCGGTCCAACCCTGCTGGCTGCACACGTGCCATAGAGGTGAGTAACAGGAGATGGAAGGTGAGGTGGGAAAATCtcaataaaatatgttttgtaggTACATCTATTTGGTTACTTTTTGACTGTATTCACTAGAATCCAAATGGACGCAAACAAGCCAAAATGGGGAAGGACTaatctgaacttgtccaataagaaaggcATCACAAAATGTCTTTGCTACAGTGTACACTAATACACCCCAGTAGATGGAGTAGCCAGCCATTGTGATGTATGGTTGGTTTGTTGGTGACGCTGACTACAGTCAGTTTGCTACTGCTGAACTGTAGTTAGTACCTCCAGTGTATAGTATTTTTAACtgcctcctttcttcctctctccactcaaGGTTGATGCTGCTGCCTCAAATCTGAACTCCAACGATGTGTTTGTGCTGGTGACCCCGGCATCCTCCTTCATATGGGTGGGAAAGGGGACAAGTGACAGTGAGAAGCTTGGAGCTCAAAAGCTAAGTGACCTTCTAGGGGTCTCAGCCTCAGAGCTGGCCGAGGGTGAAGAAGCAGGTACGTTCCCTGCCAGCAGTCTAATTCACTAGGAAATGGTGTTTAGCCAATAGCCACAGAGTGTTACTTATTATGAGGATACAAGGCAAAGCTTTTCCAACCGCTCCATCTCCTTCCAGATCCACaattgtatgtatgtgtttgtgtgtcaagaTGACTTTTGGGATGCTCTGGGAGGTAAAGCGGACTACCGTACCTCAGCCAGACTGAAAAACAAAATGGATGTTCATCCACCACGCCTGTTTGCCTGCTCCAACAAAACTGGCCAGTTCGTTGTGAGTCTGCCCTGTTATAACTGTAGTATAGCACTTTGCTACATTCCTGTTTTCATGTTTGACACGATTTGAATATCcatttggacaaattcagtttCCTCTGCTAATGAAATAGCCTTTGATCCACATGTTATACATAAGTGTGGGAAACCATTTCCATGTCCTCCTGAATGTGCAGTGACCTGGCCTGTTGTCAAAATGCCACAATACTATTTCCACAGATTGAAGAGGTGCCTGGGGAGATGACACAAGAAGACCTGGCCCCAGATGATGTCATGCTCTTGGACACCTGGGAACAGGTGACTAGTAGGGATTGTCAAGGTGCAACCAGGGCCACGTTCAGCAGCCGAACGTTGTAGAAATGCCAATAGAACAAACGCAATTCCTTATTCCACATGTCAGAGGGTTATGTATGTTCTACATAGCATATTTTGATCAGAATGTTCCGAAACGTTGCACCCTGCTGAACGTTCTGAAACGTTGCACCCTGCTGCTGAAACGTGCCTGAACAGGTTTTTTGCTAATAATGCACTTATTGATTCGCTTAACACTTTCCATGTTCCCTTCAGATCTTTGTTTGGATCGGAGGTGAAGCTcatgaggaggagaagacagagggtaTTGCCTCAGGTAAGCAATGGTGGTTTTAAAACAAGATCACATAATTACCTGATGAAAGTGCCGACGGGAACTTAAATATGCCGATTCATTAAATGAACTGTTCTTTCTTTCCTCACTGCTCCTGCCTATTTCCTGTTCTGTGGTCAGCTGTTCGTTACATAGAGACAGACCCTACCAAGCGGGACAGCAGTACGCCCATAGTGAAGTTAAAGCAAGGTCATGAGCCTCCCACGTTCACTGGCTGGTTCTTGGGCTGGGATCATGGGTACTGGAGCAGTAATCCCATGGAACGGGCCATGGTTGGACTCCGTGTCTGAACCACTCCAGGGTGACGTTTCccctaggggcaacttcacccaaAGCCTCATTTGTGCAACTAACtgggtatcccctttcctttcaaCTGTTCGACTGCCCATGCATACCAATTTGTGATGGATAATATACTCTTTCACACTATTGCTGTTTTGATCTTATGGTTTTCTTCAAGAGAGTTTAGTCATTTCCTTTTCTTACACACTAATACTGTTAGCCCATGTTTTTTTAGCAgtatcttactacatttgca from the Oncorhynchus tshawytscha isolate Ot180627B linkage group LG33, Otsh_v2.0, whole genome shotgun sequence genome contains:
- the LOC112243232 gene encoding gelsolin-like, which produces MAYHPEFKRAGKKPGLQVWRVESLDLVAVPESLYGGFYSGDAYLVLNTIKQRSGHLQYDLHFWLGDDCTQDESGAAAIFTIQIDDYLGGKPIQYREVQGYESRTFSGYFKTGLKYMKGGVSSGFKHVVSNEVKVQRVLQVRGRRVVRATEVAVSWDSFNLGDIFILDLGNEIYQWCGSKANNFEKLKATQVSKDIRDNERCGRAELYICDEGAECEKMLKILGPKPELPEANADDTHTDVSNRKLAKLYKVSNASGDMGVDMVASENPFSQNALESSDCFILDNGPNGMIFVWKGKDANKEERSAVMSAAEQFITKMGYPKHTQVQILPENGETPLFKQFFKIWRDADHTVGLGTAYVSNKIAKIKKVPFDASTLHHSDAMAAQHGMVDEGNGEKQIWRIEGADKVPVEPSTYGRFYGGDSYIILYNYQHGGRNGQVIYIWQGVDSSQDEIGASAILAAQMDDELGGGAVQVRVIQGKEPAHLMSLFGGQPMVVHQGGTSREGGQAQAADTQLFQVRSNPAGCTRAIEVDAAASNLNSNDVFVLVTPASSFIWVGKGTSDSEKLGAQKLSDLLGVSASELAEGEEADDFWDALGGKADYRTSARLKNKMDVHPPRLFACSNKTGQFVIEEVPGEMTQEDLAPDDVMLLDTWEQIFVWIGGEAHEEEKTEGIASAVRYIETDPTKRDSSTPIVKLKQGHEPPTFTGWFLGWDHGYWSSNPMERAMVGLRV